GCGGTCGGGGCAGTCTCCTACACGGTCCGGCCACCATCGTATTCCGGCTTATCGGTGGTAGAAGGCGATGCCTCCACTCCACTCACAGCGCTGCCAGGATCGGTCGTCGAAGTCCGCGGGAATGGCCGGACGTCACCTGCGGAGTTGAGCGCCACGGTCGTGGGTGGAGAGTCGCTGGATCACCGTATCACCGTCGATGGGTGGGAGGTTGATTGGACCGTGGGACTCGACGATCGCGGCCTCGCCTTGTCGCTCACGGGCCCTGCAGGGCTGCTCGAACAGAAGGTGTTGCCGCTCCGGCTTGTTCGGGACCGAGCCCCTACCGTGGCCCTGTCCGCTCCGGGCGAAGACTTGGTTCTCGCGACTGCCTCGGGCCGGATCCCGATCCGAGCGGAAGCGATCGACGACTTTGGCGTGGAGAGCTTGACGCTGCACTGGGTGTTGTCACGGGGCAGTGGGGAGTCGTTCGATTTCTCCGAAGGCGAGTGGCCTTGGGATTCCGTGGAGCGTGCGGATCGAAGGGCTTCGGGGGTGCTTACGCTGTTGCTCGACACGCTCGGCCTTGAAGCAGGCGACGTGATCCATGTCCGTGCGATGACCACGGACGGAAATGACGTGACAGGCCCCGGAGTCGGCGTGTCAGAGACCCGGCAGATTCGGGTCTCTAAGGACGACGATCTCTCCGACGTGACGACGCTCATCGGATTTCCGATCGACCGGGAGAGAGAGCCGCTCTTGAGTCAGCGCATGATCATCTTGCTGACTGAGGAGCTGAGGGATGGCTCGGCGGAGATGGACGCGCCGGAGTTGCGGGACGCCTCTGCGGACATCGCGGACGAACAGGCGCGCCTGCGCGCGCGCATCGGGGAGCAGATCTTCAGCCGAGCCACTGGAGCCATGCAGGACCCGGAGGCTCATCTCGACTTTGAGGACGGTGAGCCCGAGGTCTTCCTGGATCAGCTCGAGCAGGCGGCCGCCCAGGGACCCGTAATCGATCCGGTGACGGGGATCGCTACCATTGCGAACGTCGATATCCCGGCGCACGAACACGACTCCGATCCCATCGTAGCGATCAACCGGTCGCTTCTCACCGTGTACAACTACATGTGGGACGCGGAGCGCGACCTCCGGGGTGCGCTTCTCGGTCCGTCACTGGTGCCGCAGAACCTCGCGCTCGATGAGCTCCAACGTTTGCGTGAGTCGGAGAGGATCTTTGCACGGGGCAGGGTGGCTGTAGCCCCGATCGATGTACCGGCGGTACGTGGATCAGGGGATGTAGATGATGTCGTGCCGGGGGCTCGTGCAGTCGTCGAGCGTGATCCGATGGTGGCTGGGAACGTCATTGGGGAGATCGACGCACTACTCGCCGCTCCCGAGCCGTCCGTGGGACGTATGGCTTCGCTGGCGATCTCCGGTCTCGCACTGGATCTGCTCGAGGGTAATGGTGGCAGGGCGGCGAGCGAGGCTCTGGTAGCTGCGGCAGGCAGGGCAGACGTAGGAGACGGCGTCGGAGTGCGCACGCACCTACTGGGGGCGTTGCGCCTGCTTCGCTCCACGCCGTCCCGCATGAGCACGATGGGAGGTGGCCCACCGAGGTCGTTCGCGGCTGCGCGGTACGTCCGGCGTGAGGGCGGCTCGTTCCGGTTGGAAGAGGACTCGCTGACGCAGTCCGAACCGTTCGTGTTCGCCACCGTGCAGTATGCGTCGGGAGATTGGGACTCGGCGCCTCTGGTTCCGGCTAATCTGATCCACTCTCTCGCCCAGTACACGGATGTTGCGGTGGCCCCCGAAGGGGTCATCGTCGACTTGGCTGCTCCGGAAGTCTTCCAGTACCCGTTCCTCTACTTGACCGGTCACCTCCCGGTCTTCTTCAGCGAGGCCGAGGGTCGCAACCTCGTCGACTTCGTGACGCGTGGTGGACTGTTGTTCATCGATGATCACAACCACGACATCGACGGTGCCTTCAACAGATCTGTTGTCGAGGAGATTGGTCGCCTGTTCGGAGCCGACAATCTGAAACCCATTCCCGCTGAGCATGAGTTGTATTCGACTTTTTTTGAGTTCGAGGATGGCCCGCCGATCACCGGCCATGAACTCAGCGGCTGGGGCGATGGCCTGATCCACCGTGAGCTCTTTCAGGTCGAGGTCGATGGCCGCATTGGCGTGCTCTATTCCAACAAGGATTACTCGTCGGAGTGGAGTTATCACTCGGACAACAAACGCTTCCTCGCCGTCGACAACACGCGCTTTGGGGTGAACATCCTGATGTACGTACTTTCTCGATGACTGCCCGGGTCGCGGAGTCGTGAGCGTCGTGTGGCAGAGTGCGCGTGCGACGCTGGGCGTCGGACTCCTAGCCTTGCTGGTATGGGGTGTGGGCGACGAGCGGTCGGGTGAGGAGGTCGTCCGTGTGACGGCTGCGGCCTCGGTCGCGGAGCTCGCGACCGCGCTCGCTAGCCGTCCCGCCGCGGGCATCGTTTTCGCCGACTCGATCCCTCCTTCCCATGGAGTGAGCCGTCTTCTGCGCGGTGCCGCTGCTCGGGGCCGCGCCGTGAGTCTCGTGGTGCCAGGCGTCCCTCCAGCGCTCGAAGTGACTGTCCCGGTGGTCACGATCGCCAAGCGGAGGAGTGCGCTCACGCTCACCGTGCGAGCGCCTGGGGGCACAGATGTGCCGGTGATTGTCCGCGATGGTTCCGGGGTAGGTGACACGGTCACCGTCAGTATCGGAGACGAAGGTGTTGTGGTCGCCACAGTTGCCATCGAGCCCAGCCGCGCGGGACCGAACCAGTGGATCGTTACGATGGGCGCGGACTCCGTCGCCGCGGCGTCCTGGACCCGGCCGGAATCGCCCGTTGCGTCTCTCGTTCTGTCCGGATCACCAAGCTGGGAAATGCGAGCCGTATTGCGAGCTCTCGAGGCGGGCGGGGGGCATGTCGCCACATGGTCCGACATCGGCCGGGGCCTATCGTTGGGCTCGGAAGACGCGGTGGTCCCCACGACCCTAGCGGAGTTGGCGGACTTTGATGTGCTCGTCCTCGTTGGGTCCGTGCCTGGAATGTCCACGGAACTGGTGCGTCGATGGGTGAAGGACTTTGGTGGCGGCCTCCTGATCATCGAAGAAAGCCTGGCTGATGGTGGGTCTGTCACCCAACGAGTCGCCGGAGCGGACGATCTTGTGTGGAGCGGACCTGCCGAAATCGTCCCCCTCCCGAGTACAGATCTCAAGCTGGTTGTAAGGACGACTCCGTTGACAGCGGGCACCGAGGCTGTGGCGTTCCTGGTTGGTGAGCCAGAAGCCACGCTGTCCACGGTCGAGTGGCTCGGTAGAGGGAGAATCTTCCGGTCAGGTGTCGAGACGTGGCCCTTTGTTCTCGAGGCTGGTTTGGGCGCCGAGCACGCGGCGTACTGGGAGTCCGTGGTCGAATGGCTGGCGAGTGGGATTCGTGGTGACCGATATGTCTCAGGTCCGGCCTCTGTCCCGCATGGGGCCTGGGCGGGAAGGATCGACGGGGAGGTTCCAGACACCGTTACGGTCTCAGCGGAACGCGGCCCCCCGGTAGGCCGACTAGAAGTCGTGCGCGGCTCCGACTCTGTGGGTGTCATGCGGTTCGTCCCCACGAGCGTTGGCACTTTTACGTTCGGAGGAGGCCTCGACGCCGGGCTCAGGACAGTGTCGGCTACGGGGCGAAGTTCTTGGGTCGATGCGGCTCTCGAAATGGGGGGCGCCGGTGGAGAAATCGTAATATTGGGGCGCTCGGGTCTCGATGATGTGACCGGGCCGACCATTGGCGGATCGACGCCATGGCGACTTCCGGTTTTTCTCTTGCTCTCGGCCGTCGCCCTTCTTGGGTGGGCCGTCCGGCGCATGGAGGGGCTGTCTTAGGAGGCACGGGCTTGCCGCTCGTCCCACCGCGCTCCACAATCGCCTTCCGGCCGGATCGAGGACCAGACCAGGAAGCGACATGAAACGCAGAGACTTCATTGTTACCGGAAGCGCAGCTGCAGCGGGGATCGCTCTCGCTCCAAGAGCGCTCCATGGTTGGGTTCGGCCAAGCGTCGGCGACCCATACAACAGAGACATCGCTAGTGCTGCCCTAGATGCAGCAACGCGCGCTGGAGCCAGTTACGCAGATGTCCGGGTGAGCACGAACCGCAGCCAGAACGTCAGCACACGGGAGCAACTCGTGACGGGTCTCTCCGACAGTGAGACGTCCGGTGTGGGTGTGCGCGTCCTCGTCGATGGCACGTGGGGCTTCGCCGCGACGAGGATCCAGACGAACGATGCTGCGGAGGAGACGGCGCGGAAGGCCGTAGCCCAGGCGCGGGCGAATCGGGCGGCGCAGCGGCGTCCGGTCGAGTTGGCCTCGATTGGTCCGGCTGAAGAAGGAGAGTGGAGGAGCCCCATCGAGATCGATCCCTTTTCGGTATCGATCGAAGACAAGGTGGACCTCCTCCTGCGTGCCAACGCGGCGGCCACGCAGGTGCCTGGCGCCGGCTTTGCTTCGTCTCGCATGAGCTTCATCCGGGAGGAGAAGTTCTTTGCCTCTACCGACGGCATCATCACGAACCAGACAATCTATCGTTGCTGGCCGGTGCTCACGGTCTCAGCGGTGGGCGATGGCGGTGACTTCCAGTCGCGCCAGTCCACACCACTTCAGCCGATGGGTCTCGGGTATGAATACGTCCGCGACGCGGATCTGGTAGGGAATGCCTCGCTGTGGGCCGAGGAGGCCGTTCAGAAGCTGTCCGCCAAGTCGGTCGACCCAGGGAAGTGGGACCTAGTCCTTCTCCCGAGTCACCTGTTTCTGACGCTACACGAGTCGATCGCTCACCCCACGGAGCTCGATCGCATCCAGGGGTTTGAAGCGAACTACGCAGGGACGTCGTTCATCTATCCGGTGGAGGACTACCTGGGATCCTTCCGCTACGGCCCGGAATTCATGCAGATCCAAGGTGAACGATCTGCACCCGGCGGACTCGCCACAGTGGGTTGGGACGATGAAGGCGTGCGGCCGGAGGAGTACTTCATTGTGAAGGACGGCCTGCTGAACGATTTACAGACCACCCGTGAGCAGGCGCCGTGGCTCGCCGACTGGTATCGGTCCCAGGGACGCGAGGTGCGCTCACACGGCAACTCGTATTCGCAGTCGTGGGCCGACGTGCAATTCCAGCGTATGCCGAACACGAACCTCATGCCGAATCAGGAACGGGACGTGTCTCTCGATGAGCTGATCGGCGAGGTCGACAAGGGCATCATGATCGAAGGCCGTGGGTCGTATTCGATCGATCAACAGCGCTACAACGCGCAATTCGGCGGTCAGGTGTTCTACGAGATCCGCGATGGCAAAGTCGAGGGCATGCTCAAAGACGTCTCGTATCAGATCCGCACGCCGGAGTTCTGGAACTCGATGGACCAGATCGGTGGGCCGAGCACGTACCAGCTGGGCGGGACCTTTGGTGACGGGAAGGGTCAGCCAGGGCAGGCGAACGCGGTGTCCCATGGCTGCCCGGCCACGCGCTTCCGGGACGTGACGGTGATCAATACGGCCCGGAGTGGGTGACGGTCTCCGGGGCACGGACGGCGCTCTGCTAGAGCGTTCAAGATGAGCCCGAGCGAGTGCGAGCCGGAACCGTTGCTGGCTCGGCGGCGGCGCGGCACATTGCTCGCCGCGTCCGGACCGGACCGCCGGTCGAGAAACACTTGGGAGGGGTCATGAAACGCAGGGAATTCGTTCGGCACTCAGCGGTAGCCGCCGCGGGTCTGGGGCTCGTCGGGAACAGCGACCTCAGGCACGGCGTGCTCTCGGCGTCGACGTTCGGGGCAGGCATCGCGCAGGATCGTGAAGCCATGGCCATGGCCGCGCTCAATGCAGCGCAGATGGCTGGGGCCGACTACGCCGACATCCGCATCTCTACGAATCGCACCCAGCGCATGAGTACGCGCGAGGCCATCGTGACCGGCGTGAGGGACTCCGAGACGTCAGGCTTCGGCATCCGTGTGCTCGTGGACGGGACGTGGGGCTTCGCCGCTTCTCGCGACGTCAGTACGGACGAAGTGGCTCGAGTAGCCCAGGTCGCCGTCGCTCAGGCTCGAGCGAACCGTGCGGCGCAGCGCCGTCCGGTCGAACTCGCCCCGCTGGACTGGACCGGCCGTGGTGAGTGGCGCAGTCCGGTTGAGATCGAGCCATTCGACATCCCCATCGAAGACAAGGTCGCGCTACTGCTCGAGGCCAATCAGGCGGCCATGTCTGTTTCAGGCATCGCCTTCGCCAGCTCGAACATGTCGTTCCTGCGCGAAGAGAAGTTCTTCGCATCGACTGAAGGTGTGATTACCGATCAGACCATCTACAAGGCTGCGGGTGGTGTGAACACCACGGCAGTCTCAGCGGACCGGTCGGACTTCCAGTCTCGCAGCAGCACGGACGTGATGCCCAAGGGCGTGGGCTACGAGCATATCCTCGCCTCGGACCTCGTGGGGAACGCGCCGCGCTGGGCCGAGGACGCGGTACAGAAGCTGTCTGCCACGCCGGTTCAGCCGGGTCGGTACGACCTCGTGCTGCGGCCGTCGCACCTGTGGCTGACCATCCACGAAGCGATTGCGCACCCGACCGAGTTGGATCGGATCATGGGCTTCGAAGCGAACTACGCGGGCACGTCGTTCATTTCCAACCCAGAAGACTTCCTGGGTTCGTTCCGATATGGCCCGGACATCATGAACATCCAGGGGGAGCGCAGCACACCTGGGGCACTGTCCACGGTGGGTTGGGACGACGAAGGCGTGAAGCCCGAGGAATACCTGATCGTGAAGGATGGAATCCTGAACGACCTGCAGACCACAAGGGAGCAGGCTCCGTGGCTCTCCGACTGGTATGCATCGCAGGGCAAGCCCATGCGGTCCCACGGAAACTCGTACGGTCAGTCGTGGGAAGTGACCCAGTTCCAGCGCATGCCGAATGTGAACCTGATGCCGCATCCGGAACGCGACGTCTCCGAAGAAGAGCTCATCGACGGGGTCGAGAACGGCATTCTCATTGACGGCAGCGGCTCGTTCTCCATCGACCAGCAGCGCTACAACGCTCAGTTCGGCGGCCAGACGTACTACGAGATCAAGAACGGTGAGATCACGGGTATGCTGAAGGACGTCGCGTATCAGATCCGTACACCAGAATTCTGGAACGCGATGGACCTGATTGGTGGCGAGAGCACGTATCTCATGGCGGGCGCCTTCGGCGACGCGAAAGGCCAGCCAGCCCAGTCGAACTCGATTTCACACGGTTGCCCGACGACGCGGCACCGTGACATCACGATCATCAACACCGGCCGGAGGGCTTGACCCATGGCGAACTTCATTTCACGAGAAGAGGCCCAGCGGATTGCCGAGAGGGCGCTTTCGTTCTCAAGTGCCGACCAGGCTCGGGTGAATCTGAGCAGCTCGGACACCGGTAACACGCGCTTCGCACAGAACCAGATGAGCACCTCCGGTGATGCGACGAACGCGACGCTGTCCATTTCGAGCGCGCTCGGCACCAAGGTGGCTTCTGCTACTACGAACATCTTCACGGACGACGCGCTGCGCCGGGTCGTGGAGACGAGTGAAGCGCTGGCTCGCCTCGTTCCTGAGAACGAGGAATACATGGGTGAGCTCAGCCAGCAGACGTACCCAGATTCGGCGCCCTACTTCGAGTCGACGGGCGAACTCGCTCCAGAGCGGCGAGCGCAGGCGATCGCCGCAGTCACCGAGCAGGCGGCTTCTCGGAATCTGATCTCGACTGGCTTCTTGATTCATCAAGCGGCGAGCACCGCGGTTGCTACCAGCAACGGCCTCTTCGCGTACGGCACGAACACGCGCGTGAACTTCACCACGACGGTTCGTACGCCTGACGGGACGGGCTCTGGCTGGGCCGGGACGAGCGCGCACGACTTCGACGATCTCGATACCCGCGCACTGGGTGCGGTCGCGGTTGAGAAGGCGATGCGTTCGCGTCAGCCACGTGCGGTCGAGCCGGGTCGGTGGACGGTCGTCATGGAGCCGACCACGGTCGGCAATATGGTCAACCTGATGATGAATCAGACGAGCGCCCGGAACGCGGACGAAGGACGGTCGTTCTTCAGCAAGGCGGGTGGCGGCACGAAGCTAGGTGAGCAGTTTGTGGACAGCCGTGTGAACATCCACTCGGATCCTATGGATCCTCGGATTCTGTCGACTCCGTTCGACGGTCAGGGTCTGGCCAACAAACCCATGACGTGGGTCGAGGACGGCAAGCTCCAGAACCTGAACTACTCTCGGTACTGGGCAGACCGGCAGGGTGTGGAGCCTACGGGGTTCCCGTCGGGCTGGTACATGGCCGGTGGCAATTCCTCGGTGGACGAGATGATCCGCTCGACCGAACGCGGACTGCTTCTCACACGCTTCTGGTACATCCGCGGTGTCGACCCCAGGACGATCCTCTACACGGGCCTGACCCGCGACGGGACGTTCCTCATCGAGAACGGCGAAATCAGTCATCCGGTAAAGAACTTCCGTTGGAATGAGTCCCCGATCTTCATGCTCAACAACATCGAGATGATGGGTGAGCCGGTTCGGATCTCGTCTGGTGAGTCGTCGGGGCTGACCAACTCGGTTGTGGTGCCGCCGCTCAAGGTGCGGGACTTCACGTTTACGTCCCTGTCGGACGCGATCTAGGCCGGTCATGTCAGGTCGACCCTCCCCGGCGATGAGCGACTCGACCTGAGCGAATTCAAGATCGTATCCCGTTCCTCGAAGCCGCGGTGGCCGAGTAAGGTCACGAAGGCGCCGGTGGCACCGTCCACAAGCGCTGCTCATCTGCTCGGTACCGCCTGAATGGGCAACGATGTGTCTACGTTCCGTGGTGGATCGGTACCGTCGCGCACACGACGTGCCGAACCTTTTTCTTGGCGACGGCAGTAGCCTGGTGACATTGGGTTGGGGCCAGCCGACGATGACAATCCAGGCGCTCGCTTTCCGGGCCGCGGAGCACATTGGGGCGGCCGCGCGGAACGGCGAGATCGAGGCGCGCGGTTTTCTTAGGCGGGGTTGGACCGCGGTTTCGGCGGCGGCACGCGTTCCTGCCACAACCGCGCCGCGTCTAGCGTGAGCAGGATCAGGAATGGGGTCCACAGCAGCAATTGAGCCCAGACAGGCTCGGTGTTCACCATGACACCTTCGAATGTGCTGACGCCGGCGTAAGCGAAGAACGCGACGCCAGTGAACAGGAGCCATGTCTTGTTCGCGCGCAGGGCCGCGAAGGGTAGGATCCAGAGTGCGTAGGCCGGTTCGAATCCGGGGGCCAGGATAAGACACGCTCCGATCATCCAAAGCAGCGCTCGTTCTGGCCGATATCGCTGATGGACGCACCAAGCCATAACCCCCAAGAGCATGAGGCCGACCGCGTACCGGGGACCGAGGGTTCCCGGGATTGCGGCTTCGAAGAGCGCATACCCACCTCGCATGGACGACCAACTCTGAATGAAGGTCGATAACGAGAGAGCGTACTCCCGTCCTGCCATGGCGTAGGGGGCGGCGATCACCGCCGTTCCTGCGAAAAGGCCGATGGCATACTTCGAGCCCAGTCGGCGCGTGAGTATCGGAGCAGCGGCCAATGGCACAAGTCCGGTCAAACTCGCCAGTCCGGTTGCCACCCCGGCGCTTCCTGGGACTCGTGCGAGGAGCACGACGAGCACCAAGGCAAAGAGGCCCAAGGGCGCGAGGTTCGCGTTCCAGGCGACTTCAACCAGCAGGAGAGGAGACCACAGATAGAGAAGTTGTGTGAGCCTGCGGCTGCGGCCCGTGATCATTGCCACTCTGCCCACAAGCCAACCTGTGCCGAGGTCCAGGCCGAGCCATAGGAGTTTCGCCTGGAAGATCGCCCCACCTATCGCCGCGATTGCTGCAAAGAAGATCTGAGCGAACGGTGGAGAGATCGTGTGAAGGCCCGGGTTCGTGATCAATGCCTGGTTGGCGGTGTGGATTCCCGCCAGTTCAGAGGCTGTCGGAGCGTGGCGATATGGGTTGATGCCAGCGAGTTGGACCTCGCCGTCCCACAGATAGCGGTACACGTCCTCTGAGAGTTCAGGGATTAGGGGGAGCAGAGCGATACGCATCAGGATCGCGAAGACCCAGATCGTCATGTGCCCTCCCTCAGCCTCCAGGATGTGTCCTGCGGCATAGGCGTAGGCAAGGAAAGCACCTCCGAACAAGACGAGGCCCATCCACGGGAACGTGGCTCCGTCCCACCACCCCAAGGTGGCGAGCAAGGCAAGTTCCACTGTACCCGCGACCAGAAGAATTCTAAGCGCGTCTGGGCGGCGTTCCGGTATGGGGGCGCTGATCATTTACACGACGGTAGCGGCGGAGGCGGAGGCACTCGGACGATCCCATGTCTGCTGACTCTATGCAACTGTCTGGTCCTCTCGGGAGCTTTCATCGTCGAGTCCCCACATGAACGCCTCCGTAAGCTCCCACGTGTCTTGTGGGAGCTCTTCGGGAGGGAGGTGTCCGCAGGAACCGAAGATGTGGAGCCTCGAATCGGTGAGCTCGGCCTTGAGGCGTTCCCCCACGGAAACGGGGACCACTCGGTCATGCGCACCCCATAATAGCAGGACCGGCACCTTGATCTCGCGGAACCGCGGGATGATGTCGTCGATCGATTCCGGGACGATTCGGAGTGCCACGTCGATAAGCGCGCGACGGGCATCCGCCTCGTAGAGAGGCTCGGCGTAGGCCTGTACCTGGCTCTCCGTAATCGAGTCCGCGTCGAATACGATCGATCGCAAAACCCAGCGAATGACCCGCGTGGGTCCCAGCAACCGGAAGGCCGCGAGACACGTCCGCCTGTAACGCGCGAGAGTCACGAAGGGCGGGAGACGTTGCGGATAAGCAGCTGCGGCGACGAGTACCATCCGAGCAAGACGATCCTTTTTTTCGTCCAGTAAGCGCAGCGCGGTCAGGAGCGCTACTCCTCCACCGAGCGAATGACCCATCAGGGTCACTCGCTTCAGGTCCCGCTGAACGATCATGCGGTACACCAACTCAGCCTGGTCTTCGGGGCTGTATTGACCGTCGTCGGGTTTTGGCGCGGAGCCGAATCCCTTCAGGTCGACGAGGACGACGTGGGCTCGCCGCGCGAGGTGGGGCACCCAGTATCGCCAACTGTAGGCAGAGCCACCGTAGCCGTGAATCAACACGACGACTTCGATGTCAGCTGCGGGGTCAGGCCCGTGGGTTTCTACGTGGAGGGGGAGCTCGAACCCGTTCACGAGTCGCGATCGAGCTCGAGAACACGAGCCCCCGCGCTTCCGAGCGCAGACGCGACGTTGGGGTGACACGTGAAGACGAAAACCTGTCGTGTACGAGAGACGCTCGTGAGAACTGCCATGCCGCGGTCACGTCGCTCGGGGTCCCAGTTGACGAAGGCCTCATCGATGAACAACGGGAGTCGTTCGCCACCCTTGTCCAGGTGATCCACGATGGCGAGCCGCAGTGAGAGGTACGCCTGCTCAAGTGTGCCTGTGGAGATGGGCGGGGTGAGTGGCATGGGCTGCTGTAGGTCGGGCCCCGTGACTCGGAAGATGTCCCCGGTGCTTGTTTCATCCACCAAGATCCGGTCATACCGGCCGCCGGTCAGGTGGCTGAGATATTTGCCAGCACGGCGAATGAGGTCGGGCTGGTGTTCCTCACGAAAGCTCCGGTCCGCCTCTCGGAGTAGTTGCGCGAGAACCCATTTGCGATCGCGTTCACGTACTTGTCGGGTCTCTTCGTCGGTGAGTGTGGCAATCTCACCATCGACGGTGTCTACCGTCTCTTGGCCGCGGGAGTGGACAAGATCCCGATCCAGCGCTTCGGCCCGGGCGGCTGTGTCCTCGATCTCATCCCCAAGACGTTGGAGCGCAACTCTGCGTCGAGCGAGATCGTCGTCTGTAACGGTCCATGATTCGCTGGACGATTCTGCCGCGATGATTCGGTCCCTGATCGCGTCCAAGTCGGGGTGAGCGGATTCGAGTTCCGCCTCCAATTGGTCCGCGCGCTGATGTCCTTGCAGGGCTGCTTCGGCGTCCTGAAAGCCTCGTCGCAAGTCACCCTTGCCGAGCTCGGTAAGCCGTCCGACCAGCGTCTCCCGACGGAGTGCGAGCGCCTGAATGTCCGCCTCCATACGCCCGCGGTCGCGTCCTAGGCGAGCCAATTCGCGTTCGGATTGGGAAGCGACTTCGGTAGCTCGCTCCGCCCTGCGGACCTCGCTCTCGAAGAGTTGCAGTAAGACATCCAAGGTCAGCGTCGAATCGAACCCGAGGCTGGCTGCGAGTGCCTGGGCCTCTGTTTCGAGCGCCTGTATACGGTTGGTGGTGTCACGGAGTTCGGAGGTGCGCCGTTCGTGGTCGCGCAGCAGGCCCTGCAATTTGTCCAGGCCTGCCACCAGCAGCTCGTCGGGTTGGCCGAGAAGCTCGGCCCTGATGGGCAGTTCCTGCATCAGGCCACGTGCTCGGTCGCCTGCAGATCGTTCGTTCGCGACTGCGCGTTCCGCAGCTTCGTCAGGATTGGCGCTCTCCGCCGTCTTCTGGCGTCCCTGGAACCATAGTGTGGCCGTGAGTGCCACCCCACCGCCGCCGACGGCCACAAGCGCGGGTAGGTCCAGGAAGGAGCCGGCGATGAGTCCGGTGGCCCCGAGCACTGCTGCGCCCACCGCAAGCCGGCCCGACGGTCCTGGAGGTGTGGAACCGGAGGAGTGC
This is a stretch of genomic DNA from Longimicrobiales bacterium. It encodes these proteins:
- a CDS encoding AAA family ATPase, producing MKIERIRIDAFGRFSDFDSGAEPLQGLNVVLGPNEAGKSTLFHFLTTMMYGFQPASREANPYSPWDGLDASGSLRISLESSGCAEIERQLRSQPSGKMTFEGTTEELRNRALPWVEAVPRSVFSQVFAVTLGDLAGLDAETWAGIQDRLLGAMGASDILPARTVAGELEHEAGAIWRPHRRGNQRVRDLQEEIGKLRIRRRDAADRDRDVRHLVGDLESSRGRLTEAKEERERQRVALERVEILTPIRARLVRIDELRAAAGPIASVEGLPASPEDEVASMDRELARLNEQLEALLSDSPSLRDTDTPDDENSRRVLSRAEEITALGAKGAGSLTDRARSASLELDLLEIERQLDQHAATVLEGPWRQLPRGALASLPMEDFRQAVRDLRSARDNRRILEASAGHSSGSTPPGPSGRLAVGAAVLGATGLIAGSFLDLPALVAVGGGGVALTATLWFQGRQKTAESANPDEAAERAVANERSAGDRARGLMQELPIRAELLGQPDELLVAGLDKLQGLLRDHERRTSELRDTTNRIQALETEAQALAASLGFDSTLTLDVLLQLFESEVRRAERATEVASQSERELARLGRDRGRMEADIQALALRRETLVGRLTELGKGDLRRGFQDAEAALQGHQRADQLEAELESAHPDLDAIRDRIIAAESSSESWTVTDDDLARRRVALQRLGDEIEDTAARAEALDRDLVHSRGQETVDTVDGEIATLTDEETRQVRERDRKWVLAQLLREADRSFREEHQPDLIRRAGKYLSHLTGGRYDRILVDETSTGDIFRVTGPDLQQPMPLTPPISTGTLEQAYLSLRLAIVDHLDKGGERLPLFIDEAFVNWDPERRDRGMAVLTSVSRTRQVFVFTCHPNVASALGSAGARVLELDRDS